The nucleotide window ATCTTTTTCTGTACTTGTAGGTTTGCTCCGATGCGGTAAGAGCTGCAGGCTGCGGTGGATAAACTACCTCCGGCCCGACCTCAAGCGCGGCAAATTTACAGAGGGGGAAGATGAACTCATCATCGAGCTTCACGGCTTGCTTGGGAACAAGTAAGTTACCTTCTTTTTACCTTTACAGGTCATAAACATGCATGCAATGTTGTTTCTATCGATCAAGGTGGTCGCTGATAGCCGGGCGATTACCGGGGAGGACGGACAACgacatcaagaactactggaacacgcaCATCAAGCGAAAGCTCCTCAGCCGGGGTATCGATCCCCAGAGTCACGGCCCGGCCAGTGGCAACGCCGCTCCGCGACGACAAGAAATCACGACCATTGCGCAGGACATGATTCTCTCGGAAGCCCCAGTCGACTGCTGCTACAAGACCATCAGCAGCGTCGGCGCCAGCCAAGACGTCGACCGCTGCGTCGTCCTCGACCTCGGCCTCTCCATGAGCCTCCCTGGCCGCTCTCCGGAACGTCTTCCCCAAACTTCAGTTGCTCCGGCAACAGCTGCAGCAAGTAGCTGCGCTCAACCCCTTCGTCTGTGCTGCCACCTAGGTTTCCAAAGCGGTGAAGCTTGTGGTTGCCCCGCCACCAAAAACCCACGGCTACTAAGAGCTAACACTAGTTGAGATTCTTCTATGTGATGGTACTTCTCCCACAGTAAAGTGGAAGGATGCCTGTGGTTGCTTCCAAATGCCAAGTGAAATACTTGTCTCTCCAGGATTAATCTTAAAGAATATTTATTTGTAAAAtctctttattatttataatctatttttattttttttatatttttaacctATATTTTAACAAATAAACTTAAATATCTTTCTTTCCTTGTcttctgttctttttttttttttttttcactagatAAGCATCACGAATAAAGAGCATGAGATAATGATCGATGATCATATCGACAAAAAACATAAGGGAGCATCGAGCGAAGAGCATAGAGCGTGTCGGTAGAAAGCACGAGGCAATGACAACTTCGATAATAAGAGCgagattgtgaaaaaaaaaaaagataaaatcaataATACTAGGACCgtagataataaaataatattttattatttttaagagaATATCAATAGCAAGATTGTCAAAAGAAAAAAGGGGTTATGAATATTATGCATCATCTTAAATTATATAACTCTGGATGAAAGTTATAATTTGTTTTGAATGATCTAAGTCTAGGTTTGAttagaagagaaaaataaaattggaagACTGCAACTCATAAAccgttaaaacaaaaaaaataaaagcatGCAAGGCACTATTTTACTGTGCCAGTTCACTAAGGTGAGTTTCTAACAAAAGTACTCTCATTCTTTATTCATCTTTTATTACAGTATTTCAATATTCTACATGTAATTCCTTCCCTGCTTAGGTGCGAACTATGAATCACAAAGCTTAGAATTCTTTGTTTATATAGTGATGTGTTAATTCCATGCTTCGTCAAGGTCAAGAGAGAACTTAGACTACCTTGATACATGTAGAGGTTGAATATTCACGGTGTCTTAAGATGAGTTGATGTCTATAGCACACCACTGGCCTGACCTTTAGGCATAAAAGATTATTCCTCCTTGAACATCCAACATATGggtggaaatatatatatatatatatatatatatatatatatatatatatatatatatatatatatatatatatatatatgatcccaTCAAAtaaagcaaagaaaagaaaaaggatacaTTGGACTGGAATTTGGTGGTTGGTAGCCAAATGACCTCACTCAACACTACAACCTCTTGCCTTTGTTTCTGTTAAGCTGCCATCTAAAAAAGTAACTTGTAATATTATTAATCATTCAAtcatattattaaattaatattataagtttattttaaaaaatgattgAATGAtcataagttataaattatcaagcttTTGGGATTTGTGGTCACTCAATCAAGTCTTTAAGATGATTAAAAAATGTTAATTATTTTTCATGATGTTTAATTACAAATATTTATACAATTATCATTCTTCGTTTAAGCTTACACTATATACTCGGTTTCCTTCACTTACTTGCAAGAGGAGATGGGGTGTTAGTATATACGTtaagttctttcttaaatatattCATACAGTTCTCTTTCCTCGTTTAGCTTAGACTTTTTTAAAGCTTAAGACTTTAGAATTATGAtcatccaatcatatttttaagagTCATTGGGTTCAACTTAGGATTTTGTTTCATTCTCCAATCTTTTAGTGTCCTTTTCTATGGGTTTAACCTTTGTATCAATGGATGGCTATTGGTTTAGATTATTGATCACAGAAGATATTATACGAGGCTTAAACTAATGTAAAATCATGCCCTTATGGTGATTTGATCTACTTTAAAGGCTTACTGATGAAGATGCAGTCCAACTTAAACTCCTAGTTTGAGCACAGAATCAGCTCATATACATTATAAACTTATTATTTTAGAGCATTATGACAAACCTAGAAGTGATAGAGTATGCACTCTTTAGCTTGTGCACATGTACTTCAGTTTAGGCATGGTTCTCCTCTATTTAGTACTGGATAATGGTGCTGTAACTTGGCTCTGGTTTGTTGACTGTTCTCTTCTACCTTCCAGCTTGTCCTGAGCAATATGTGGTAATTGTTTTCTGCTCCATTTCAGCATCCACACATGCATCTTCTTGAGAGGTTGTCTTCTCCCATTATTTTACCAACTCGTGTAAGTGCTAATGTGGCAACAGTACATGCAAGTGCTGAAGCTTGAGATAGAGACGGGGGGAGAGTGGTGTGCCATGGATGGTGACCATTCTCGTTCCCGATTACAGTGGAAGAGCCTTGATTTCCTGCAATTAAAGCTGGATATGCTCATGGTTAATATGACATTTATGTTTGTTGAATGAATGCCTTTACAACAGGCATAATCTAGGCCTAGGGACTGTGTACAGCAATCCAAAGAGGAGTTTGGCATCACAAATTGGCATGGTTTAAATGAATACATCGTTTGTACTCTCAACTAAATCTTTTGGCAGAGATCTTACCCAGCTTCTCCCTTTCTCTGTGG belongs to Musa acuminata AAA Group cultivar baxijiao chromosome BXJ3-5, Cavendish_Baxijiao_AAA, whole genome shotgun sequence and includes:
- the LOC103985221 gene encoding myb-related protein 308-like isoform X1, which produces MGRSPCCEKAHTNKGAWTKEEDQKLISYIRTHGEGCWRSLPKAAGLLRCGKSCRLRWINYLRPDLKRGKFTEGEDELIIELHGLLGNKWSLIAGRLPGRTDNDIKNYWNTHIKRKLLSRGIDPQSHGPASGNAAPRRQEITTIAQDMILSEAPVDCCYKTISSVGASQDVDRCVVLDLGLSMSLPGRSPERLPQTSVAPATAAASSCAQPLRLCCHLGFQSGEACGCPATKNPRLLRANTS
- the LOC103985221 gene encoding transcription factor MYB30-like isoform X2, which translates into the protein MGRSPCCEKAHTNKGAWTKEEDQKLISYIRTHGEGCWRSLPKAAGLLRCGKSCRLRWINYLRPDLKRGKFTEGEDELIIELHGLLGNNRAITGEDGQRHQELLEHAHQAKAPQPGYRSPESRPGQWQRRSATTRNHDHCAGHDSLGSPSRLLLQDHQQRRRQPRRRPLRRPRPRPLHEPPWPLSGTSSPNFSCSGNSCSK